From the Shewanella amazonensis SB2B genome, one window contains:
- a CDS encoding two-component regulator propeller domain-containing protein has product MKLILSSLILLCCSLLCAGAYGYKPAFQTLEAEHGLSMNTVNDLVTDSRGYLWIATQAGLNRYDGKHFKIYTQSDAPNGPSANDISFLHLSAKGELWLLTENAGVNLYQPLTDTFKVFGAEAGIPNVRFTGISEDASGALWLATDKLGVLEFSPSAGRVVKTHRIAGSGNVLGITADGRGGFWLAMLGGVSHLTQDGQSRSPDKLRGLSVSAMTIDPAGNLWLGTDNMELLRYGQDDDSLEDFSNLFPSDITRVAIADLLLDVYSHTNHHHNAISSNTIPATDNQGHLWISTSGAGLAELDIGKRRLERYEHSPADYRSLSNQTLTRLWLDEEQQLWIGTRSAGIARLSLPSRQLRHIHGQSFEKDNLQNSDIRSFFRDSQGQLWVGSTGGLLRAKESAEGEIIGFLPHGLPLPELTQAFISFIREDDDGQLWIGTRGLGLVIVSKDRQSFRQFRHDPGNSTSLPSNTLYSLFRDAQRQFWITTLDGGVARMDVNSGQFSAIDRSNSNLLPEDQVTGMAQSSDGTLWIATYGGGLAMLNTQGQYRHFNTDSTPALPSNHLFSIFMEDNGKLWLASDNGVISLDTQTMAVDRIDKSKGLIGDVVYLMILDAHHRLWAGTASGLSVIDTRTGKVRSFTREDGLQDNEFNFGAAFLDRDNSLYIGGINGFNHIHPEDLPRRAPPRAPSIQSLMLMNQPADLPQSAKGKGEPGTLKINHTDTLFALGYQSAALTDAHQLSYEYRMLGLDDNWFTDNDLQQATFTGLSPGLYQFEVRARNIDGAQSPITAMGITIEAAPWQTWWAYGLYLLIATCILGLLLYMKLSKYRAKMALMDKIAVSEQRLQQALSSSGDEFWDWEIAAQRLTRSNTYLSYPPQELNLANTLLVVIHPDDVAKVRAAMDDCLYRGVDEFEVSYRGRTGEDQWLWVLNHGKVISRDETGRPERIMGTVKNIQRLKEAEEALRELNAELEQRVTVRTQELQDKNEELNTLLEELRQTRDELLDKEKMATLGGLVASITHEVNTPIGISVTAASHLQDRVREFTAAFEKGEVDEDDFVLYQSEVNDCCKLMLTNLERAAKLISSFKKVSVDQSHEELREFDLSQYVDEIFLSLNPLLSRTPHKYSYECDPQLLVNSNPGIFYQIISNLFNNSIIHAYPDGRSGTLRLTIKRTPEGIVLDYRDDGCGMSQEIQDNIFTPFFTTKRGKGGSGLGMNIVYNLVHQVLEGDIELITAPHQGAHFIIRLPKSMELHRPQ; this is encoded by the coding sequence GTGAAGCTGATTCTTTCCTCGCTCATTCTCCTGTGTTGCTCACTGCTTTGCGCCGGTGCATACGGCTATAAACCCGCCTTTCAAACCCTGGAAGCCGAACACGGCTTATCCATGAATACCGTCAACGACCTGGTCACAGATTCCCGGGGGTATCTGTGGATTGCCACCCAGGCAGGGCTCAACAGATACGACGGTAAACACTTTAAAATTTATACCCAAAGCGATGCACCAAATGGACCGTCGGCAAACGATATTTCCTTTTTACATCTCTCCGCCAAAGGTGAACTCTGGTTATTGACAGAAAATGCAGGGGTGAACCTGTATCAGCCACTCACAGATACCTTCAAGGTGTTTGGCGCAGAGGCTGGTATTCCCAATGTCCGTTTCACCGGCATCAGTGAAGATGCCTCCGGCGCTTTGTGGCTGGCCACCGATAAACTGGGCGTGCTGGAGTTTTCCCCGAGTGCAGGCCGGGTGGTAAAGACCCACAGGATAGCGGGCAGCGGAAACGTATTAGGTATCACGGCCGATGGCCGGGGCGGATTTTGGCTTGCAATGCTTGGCGGTGTCTCCCATCTGACACAGGATGGGCAAAGCAGGAGCCCGGATAAGCTCAGAGGATTATCGGTTTCTGCCATGACAATCGACCCTGCAGGAAACCTTTGGCTTGGCACCGACAACATGGAGCTGCTGCGCTATGGGCAGGACGATGACTCCCTGGAGGATTTCAGTAATCTTTTTCCATCGGACATCACCCGGGTTGCCATTGCAGATCTCTTGCTGGATGTGTACAGCCACACCAATCACCACCACAACGCCATATCATCAAACACCATCCCAGCCACAGATAACCAGGGGCACCTGTGGATATCAACCTCAGGCGCGGGTCTCGCTGAGTTGGATATTGGCAAGCGGCGGCTTGAACGCTACGAGCATTCTCCTGCCGATTACCGCAGCCTCAGCAACCAAACGCTCACCCGCCTGTGGCTGGATGAAGAACAACAATTGTGGATTGGCACCCGCAGCGCGGGTATTGCCCGTTTGTCGTTGCCATCGAGGCAACTCAGGCATATTCATGGCCAGAGCTTTGAGAAAGATAATCTGCAAAACAGCGACATCCGCAGCTTCTTTCGCGACAGTCAGGGACAACTCTGGGTGGGCTCAACCGGTGGTTTACTGAGGGCAAAAGAATCTGCTGAAGGCGAGATAATAGGGTTTCTTCCCCATGGTTTGCCGCTGCCAGAGCTGACACAGGCCTTTATCAGTTTTATCAGGGAAGATGACGATGGCCAGCTGTGGATAGGCACCCGGGGCCTCGGTTTGGTGATTGTCAGCAAAGACAGGCAGAGTTTCCGGCAATTTCGCCACGACCCCGGTAACAGCACCAGCCTGCCAAGCAACACCCTGTACAGCCTGTTTCGCGATGCGCAAAGGCAGTTTTGGATAACCACACTGGATGGCGGCGTGGCGCGAATGGACGTCAACAGCGGCCAGTTCAGCGCCATCGACAGAAGCAACAGTAATCTTCTGCCGGAAGATCAGGTCACAGGAATGGCGCAAAGCAGTGATGGCACGCTTTGGATTGCCACCTACGGTGGTGGTCTGGCCATGCTCAATACTCAAGGCCAATACCGGCACTTCAACACAGATTCCACCCCTGCCTTACCCAGTAATCATTTGTTCTCAATCTTTATGGAAGACAATGGCAAGTTATGGCTGGCATCCGACAACGGTGTTATCTCCCTCGATACCCAAACCATGGCCGTAGACAGAATCGACAAATCCAAGGGATTGATAGGTGATGTGGTCTATCTGATGATTTTGGATGCTCACCACAGGCTGTGGGCCGGTACCGCAAGTGGGTTAAGTGTTATCGACACCCGCACTGGCAAGGTCCGCAGTTTTACCAGAGAAGATGGCCTGCAGGACAATGAATTTAACTTTGGCGCTGCCTTTCTCGACCGGGACAACAGTCTGTACATTGGCGGGATTAACGGTTTCAACCATATACACCCCGAAGATCTGCCCAGACGGGCGCCTCCGAGAGCACCGTCAATACAGAGCCTGATGTTAATGAACCAACCGGCCGACTTGCCCCAATCGGCCAAAGGCAAAGGTGAGCCGGGAACTCTGAAAATTAATCACACAGACACCCTGTTTGCCCTGGGCTATCAATCGGCAGCGCTCACCGATGCCCACCAGCTCAGTTACGAATACCGTATGCTCGGCTTGGATGACAACTGGTTTACCGACAACGATCTGCAACAGGCCACCTTTACCGGCCTGAGCCCCGGGCTGTACCAATTTGAAGTCAGGGCCCGCAATATCGACGGCGCCCAGAGCCCTATCACAGCCATGGGTATCACCATCGAAGCCGCACCGTGGCAAACCTGGTGGGCCTATGGCCTGTATTTACTCATAGCGACCTGTATCCTTGGGCTACTGCTGTACATGAAGTTATCCAAATACCGCGCCAAAATGGCGCTCATGGACAAGATAGCCGTCAGTGAACAGCGTTTGCAGCAGGCGCTCTCCAGCAGTGGCGATGAGTTCTGGGATTGGGAGATTGCCGCCCAGCGCCTCACCCGCTCCAATACCTATTTGAGTTACCCTCCCCAGGAACTGAATCTGGCCAACACACTGCTGGTGGTTATTCATCCCGATGATGTTGCCAAAGTCAGGGCTGCAATGGATGACTGCCTCTACCGCGGCGTGGATGAATTCGAAGTAAGCTACCGCGGCCGCACCGGTGAAGACCAGTGGCTGTGGGTACTCAATCACGGCAAAGTCATTTCCCGGGATGAAACCGGCCGTCCAGAACGGATTATGGGCACAGTCAAAAATATCCAGCGGCTCAAGGAGGCAGAAGAAGCCCTGCGAGAACTCAATGCCGAGCTGGAACAAAGAGTTACCGTGAGGACTCAGGAGCTGCAGGACAAAAATGAAGAGCTCAACACCCTGCTTGAAGAACTGCGTCAGACCCGTGATGAACTGTTGGATAAAGAAAAAATGGCCACCCTCGGCGGCTTGGTGGCCAGTATTACCCATGAAGTGAACACGCCCATCGGGATTTCGGTGACCGCGGCCTCCCATCTGCAGGACCGGGTGAGAGAATTTACCGCCGCCTTTGAAAAAGGCGAAGTGGATGAAGATGATTTTGTGCTGTACCAGAGTGAAGTGAATGACTGCTGTAAGCTGATGCTCACCAATCTTGAGCGTGCTGCCAAACTCATCAGCAGCTTCAAAAAGGTATCGGTCGACCAGTCCCATGAAGAGTTGCGGGAGTTTGACTTGAGCCAGTACGTGGATGAGATCTTTCTCTCCCTCAACCCCTTGCTGTCCCGTACCCCTCACAAGTACAGCTACGAGTGCGACCCTCAGTTGCTGGTGAACAGTAACCCTGGGATTTTCTATCAGATTATCAGCAACTTGTTTAACAACTCCATCATCCACGCCTACCCGGATGGCCGCAGCGGCACCCTGCGGCTTACCATCAAGCGAACCCCAGAGGGCATAGTGCTGGACTACCGTGATGATGGCTGCGGTATGAGTCAGGAAATTCAGGACAATATCTTCACGCCTTTCTTTACCACCAAGCGGGGTAAGGGAGGCAGTGGCCTTGGCATGAATATCGTTTACAACCTGGTTCATCAGGTGCTGGAAGGCGATATCGAGCTGATCACTGCGCCCCATCAGGGCGCTCACTTCATCATCCGCCTGCCCAAAAGCATGGAACTGCACCGCCCTCAGTAA
- a CDS encoding YjiH family protein, whose product MASEKQNHNIKTILTFIVPSLIGLLLFMTPVSYQDAITIPIAIISKALQHALSDKATAIVTAVVVLTTLVSLITKVAKPKFITENGFLNALFNVSPMWFFIRMLGAAFILMTFAGVGPEAITSGNTGGLVLNDLLPVLLSVFIFAGMLLPLLLNFGLLELFGALLTKIMRPVFNLPGRCAIDCMASWLGDGSVGILLTSKQYEGRFYTAREAAVIGTTFSAVSITFSLVVISQVKLEALFVPFYLTVCLAGIVAAIVVPKLPPLCWKKDNYIDGTPRHPDDEVVPAGHSVFSWGYDMALAKAAASGGVKETFTEGVKNVADMVLGILPVVMAIGTVALMIAEYTPIFDYLGMPFIPLLELLQIPEATAASKTIVVGFADMFIPSILAASIESDMTRFVIAALSVTQLIYMSEVGALLIGSRIPVNLPELFVIFVLRTLVTLPVIAGVAHLIF is encoded by the coding sequence GTGGCTTCAGAAAAACAAAATCACAACATCAAGACGATACTGACCTTTATCGTCCCCTCCCTGATAGGGCTTCTGCTGTTTATGACGCCGGTCAGCTATCAGGATGCCATCACCATTCCCATCGCGATTATTTCAAAAGCCCTGCAACATGCGCTGAGTGATAAGGCGACAGCCATAGTGACGGCAGTCGTGGTTCTGACGACCCTGGTGTCTCTCATCACCAAGGTGGCAAAGCCCAAATTTATTACCGAAAACGGTTTTTTGAATGCGCTGTTTAACGTCAGCCCCATGTGGTTTTTCATCCGTATGTTGGGTGCGGCCTTCATCCTGATGACCTTTGCCGGAGTGGGTCCAGAAGCCATTACGTCAGGCAACACCGGTGGTCTGGTGCTGAACGACCTGTTGCCCGTGCTGCTCAGCGTGTTTATTTTTGCCGGTATGCTGCTGCCACTGCTGCTGAATTTTGGCCTGCTGGAGCTTTTTGGTGCTCTGCTGACCAAAATCATGCGACCTGTGTTTAACCTGCCCGGCCGCTGTGCCATCGACTGTATGGCCTCCTGGCTCGGTGATGGCAGTGTGGGGATCCTACTCACCAGCAAACAGTACGAAGGCCGTTTTTACACTGCCCGCGAAGCGGCGGTCATTGGCACGACCTTCTCGGCGGTATCCATTACCTTCTCGCTGGTGGTGATCTCTCAGGTGAAGCTTGAGGCACTGTTTGTACCCTTCTACCTGACGGTGTGTCTGGCCGGTATCGTGGCTGCCATTGTGGTGCCCAAGTTGCCACCGCTTTGCTGGAAAAAAGACAACTACATCGACGGCACCCCGAGACATCCTGACGATGAAGTGGTCCCCGCCGGTCACAGTGTGTTTTCCTGGGGCTATGACATGGCACTCGCCAAGGCAGCGGCCAGCGGCGGCGTCAAGGAGACCTTTACCGAAGGCGTGAAAAACGTCGCCGATATGGTGCTGGGAATTTTGCCGGTGGTAATGGCCATAGGTACTGTGGCGCTGATGATTGCCGAATACACACCGATTTTTGACTACCTCGGCATGCCCTTTATTCCGCTGCTTGAACTGCTGCAAATCCCGGAAGCCACCGCTGCCTCCAAAACTATCGTTGTGGGCTTTGCAGACATGTTTATCCCATCGATTCTGGCAGCCAGCATCGAATCGGATATGACCCGCTTTGTGATTGCGGCCCTGTCCGTGACCCAGCTGATTTACATGAGCGAAGTCGGCGCCCTGCTGATTGGTTCGCGCATTCCGGTCAACCTGCCGGAGCTGTTCGTGATTTTCGTTCTGCGTACTCTGGTCACCCTGCCGGTCATCGCCGGTGTGGCTCACCTGATATTCTGA
- a CDS encoding methyl-accepting chemotaxis protein — MSNMSKHRPINQREIRLNQDDELISTTDLRGVITYANPRFIQISGYSKQELVGHSHNIVRHPDMPADAFAELWSKLKAGQSWRGLVKNRAKDGSFYWVDAFVTPIFEAGKIVGYQSVRRMPQTEWVNRATRIYQRLQQGKGLPRHLSLGQKRIISALVATTGLGICGLLWGPGVMVAGALLMGVNLAIFYDEAFRIPARLMALQQEFDSVSRHVYCGYDTSSILDFQLLLQQARMQGVLGRSQDQALQLQRIAENLVVASGQTEASLDMQHRQLEQLACAMEEMTATIGEVALNSRQTSEKIRDAQQLCQHNAHAMSEKRVRIANLADAVAEAASNAEKLNREAEKVASAMSEIDAIAEQTNLLALNAAIEAARAGEQGRGFAVVADEVRALSSRTQQSTMSISRSVEQMFSMLGSWAEEMGRSQQEAEACARAIAESVDDIQNIHVQISEIHDFAEQNAVASAQQETVVADMNQNLQQIAHGANDNLAAMSLVGKATLELQSSADKASSLRQTFGH, encoded by the coding sequence ATGTCGAACATGTCGAAACATCGCCCTATCAACCAACGTGAAATTCGCCTCAATCAGGATGACGAGTTGATTTCTACCACAGATTTGCGTGGCGTCATCACCTATGCCAACCCACGCTTTATTCAGATAAGCGGTTATAGCAAGCAGGAACTTGTGGGGCACTCCCACAATATTGTGCGTCACCCGGATATGCCGGCAGACGCCTTTGCTGAACTCTGGAGCAAGCTCAAAGCCGGTCAGTCCTGGCGCGGCCTAGTGAAAAACCGCGCCAAAGATGGCAGCTTTTATTGGGTGGATGCCTTTGTGACGCCCATCTTTGAGGCAGGCAAAATCGTCGGCTATCAGTCGGTGCGCCGCATGCCGCAGACCGAGTGGGTCAATCGCGCCACCCGTATTTATCAGCGACTGCAACAGGGTAAGGGGTTGCCCCGTCACCTTTCCCTTGGGCAAAAACGCATTATTTCCGCCCTGGTTGCCACCACGGGCTTAGGTATATGTGGCCTGCTGTGGGGCCCGGGCGTAATGGTGGCCGGCGCGCTCTTGATGGGGGTCAATCTCGCCATTTTCTACGATGAAGCGTTTCGCATTCCTGCCCGCCTGATGGCATTGCAACAGGAGTTCGACTCGGTCAGCCGCCACGTCTATTGCGGCTATGACACCTCCTCTATTCTGGACTTTCAGCTGTTGCTGCAACAGGCCCGCATGCAGGGCGTGCTTGGCCGCAGTCAGGATCAGGCGTTGCAATTACAGCGCATCGCCGAAAACCTGGTGGTTGCCAGTGGGCAAACCGAGGCCAGTCTCGATATGCAACACAGGCAGTTGGAGCAACTGGCCTGCGCCATGGAAGAAATGACGGCCACCATAGGCGAAGTGGCACTCAACAGTCGCCAGACCTCGGAGAAAATTCGTGACGCCCAACAGCTGTGCCAACACAATGCCCATGCCATGTCTGAAAAGCGTGTCCGGATTGCCAACCTCGCAGACGCTGTGGCAGAAGCGGCCAGCAATGCCGAAAAATTAAATCGTGAGGCCGAAAAAGTGGCCAGCGCCATGTCTGAAATCGATGCCATCGCCGAGCAAACCAATTTACTGGCCCTGAATGCAGCCATTGAAGCCGCCAGAGCCGGCGAGCAGGGACGCGGCTTTGCCGTCGTCGCCGACGAAGTGCGCGCCCTGTCGTCCCGCACCCAGCAGTCCACCATGAGCATTTCGCGCAGTGTCGAGCAGATGTTCAGCATGCTGGGAAGCTGGGCCGAAGAGATGGGCCGCAGCCAGCAGGAGGCAGAGGCCTGTGCCCGCGCAATTGCCGAAAGCGTTGATGACATTCAGAATATTCATGTGCAGATAAGTGAAATCCACGACTTCGCCGAACAAAACGCCGTAGCCTCAGCCCAGCAGGAAACCGTGGTGGCAGACATGAACCAAAACCTGCAACAAATTGCCCACGGCGCCAATGACAACCTGGCTGCCATGAGTCTGGTGGGCAAAGCCACCCTGGAACTGCAATCCAGCGCCGATAAGGCCAGCAGCCTTCGCCAAACCTTTGGCCACTAA
- a CDS encoding DUF998 domain-containing protein translates to MPQSVSDSPRGSGNKCHKIFRLARQMFAVGMLLLCACLLGGALGFTSADNPELFSPFNHNLSELGTYGLSPLAVLANGGVFFGGLLLSLGCLQGMRTQRGGGMLVWLLLAFTWLSLALTGLFPSNVYHLHTLALKWFFTLGLAASLCYCLYLALRQAPVTGFWSLGLCLLALLANSAFLLLPSLTLEGLPFSRPFYEEVYSPYPRPAFWWPATLQWLSLVTMLLWQAELFRRPD, encoded by the coding sequence GTGCCCCAGAGTGTTAGCGATTCCCCAAGGGGATCAGGCAACAAATGTCACAAGATATTCCGGCTCGCCAGGCAAATGTTTGCCGTCGGTATGCTGTTGCTCTGTGCGTGTTTACTCGGAGGGGCGCTGGGTTTCACCTCGGCAGATAATCCAGAGTTGTTCAGTCCTTTCAATCACAACCTTTCCGAGCTGGGTACCTATGGGCTGTCACCATTGGCAGTGCTTGCCAATGGCGGTGTGTTCTTCGGTGGTTTACTGCTGAGTTTGGGCTGCCTGCAGGGCATGCGTACTCAACGTGGTGGTGGCATGCTGGTATGGCTGTTGCTGGCGTTCACCTGGCTGTCTCTGGCCCTGACCGGACTCTTTCCATCGAACGTGTATCATCTGCACACCCTTGCCCTGAAATGGTTTTTTACCCTGGGGCTGGCGGCATCCCTGTGTTATTGCCTCTATCTTGCGCTGCGTCAGGCACCGGTAACCGGCTTTTGGTCTTTGGGTCTTTGTTTGCTGGCGCTGCTGGCAAACAGCGCTTTTTTGTTGTTGCCCAGTCTGACGCTGGAGGGCCTGCCTTTCAGCAGGCCCTTCTATGAAGAAGTTTATTCCCCCTACCCAAGGCCAGCGTTTTGGTGGCCCGCCACACTGCAATGGTTAAGCCTGGTCACCATGCTGCTGTGGCAAGCCGAACTCTTCAGACGGCCTGATTAA
- a CDS encoding U32 family peptidase — protein MKSSLGPLLYCWDKAKVFEFYRAIAQSDIALVYLGEAVCSRRRELKTSDYLTLARELRDAGKEVVLTSLALIEAAGELTELKKLVSNGEFIIEANDMAAVHHAREAAVPFVCGPHINLYNAASIRKLADWGMQRFVMPVELSRDWLAEVLSQLGSSRPEVEVLGHGHIPLAHSARCFTARHHGLAKDGCQIICKNHSKGLLVQTQESQPLLRLNGIQTQSAACVNLASEWHNMAAMGVDWFRISPSGMSLPNLEISTPLSGNECNGYWFGEAGFNQAV, from the coding sequence ATGAAATCCAGTCTGGGTCCCCTGCTCTACTGTTGGGACAAAGCCAAAGTTTTTGAGTTTTACCGGGCAATAGCCCAAAGCGATATCGCGTTGGTGTATCTGGGTGAAGCGGTATGCAGTCGCCGGCGCGAGCTGAAAACCAGCGACTATCTGACATTGGCCCGCGAACTGCGGGATGCCGGTAAAGAGGTGGTGCTCACCAGTCTGGCTTTGATTGAAGCCGCTGGAGAATTGACTGAACTTAAAAAACTGGTCAGTAACGGCGAGTTTATCATCGAAGCCAACGACATGGCCGCAGTACACCATGCCCGCGAAGCGGCAGTACCCTTTGTGTGTGGCCCCCACATCAACCTTTACAATGCCGCCAGCATCCGCAAACTGGCCGACTGGGGGATGCAGCGCTTTGTCATGCCGGTCGAACTTTCCCGTGATTGGCTGGCTGAGGTTTTGAGCCAGCTGGGTTCGTCACGGCCCGAAGTAGAGGTGTTGGGCCACGGGCACATACCACTTGCCCACTCGGCTCGCTGTTTTACTGCCCGCCACCATGGCCTGGCTAAAGATGGTTGTCAGATAATCTGCAAAAACCACAGCAAGGGCCTCTTGGTGCAAACTCAGGAATCTCAGCCGCTGCTCAGGCTCAACGGCATCCAAACCCAGTCTGCGGCCTGTGTGAATCTGGCCAGCGAATGGCACAATATGGCCGCGATGGGCGTGGATTGGTTCCGGATTTCCCCAAGTGGCATGTCGCTGCCAAACCTGGAAATCTCCACCCCGCTATCGGGGAATGAATGTAATGGATACTGGTTTGGTGAAGCGGGATTTAATCAGGCCGTCTGA
- the ubiU gene encoding ubiquinone anaerobic biosynthesis protein UbiU produces MELLCPAGNLAALKVALNAGADAIYLGLKDDTNARSFAGLNFTPEQMTEARRLTAAAGKKLYLTLNTFPKPGEEQRWYQAVDLAARLKADALIVADISLLDYAHSRYPNLPLHLSVQASATNLGALTLYKEAFNIERVVLPRVLSMKQVRDLAADTPVDLEVFAFGSLCIMAEGRCHLSSYVTGQSPNTGGSCSPAKHVRWQQQGDQSLTRLNEVLIDKASQHEQMGYPVVCKGRFIAEDSDTPDYLLESPTSLNTLSLLPELARAGVVSLKIEGRQRSPAYVEQVTRVWRAAIDTFKRNPEQYQVQADWDRALGKLSEGQITTLGAYERRWQ; encoded by the coding sequence ATGGAGTTGTTGTGTCCGGCCGGCAATCTGGCCGCGCTCAAGGTCGCCCTCAATGCCGGGGCCGATGCGATTTACCTGGGGCTGAAAGATGATACCAATGCCCGTTCTTTTGCCGGGCTGAACTTTACCCCTGAGCAAATGACCGAGGCCAGACGCCTCACCGCTGCGGCGGGGAAAAAGCTCTACCTCACCCTGAATACCTTTCCCAAACCCGGCGAAGAGCAGCGTTGGTATCAGGCGGTGGATTTGGCGGCACGGTTAAAAGCCGATGCGCTGATCGTGGCCGATATTTCGTTGCTGGATTATGCCCACAGCCGCTATCCCAATCTGCCGCTGCATCTGTCGGTGCAGGCCAGCGCCACCAATCTGGGGGCCCTCACCCTCTACAAGGAGGCTTTCAATATAGAACGGGTGGTTTTGCCACGGGTGCTGTCGATGAAGCAGGTGCGGGATCTGGCCGCCGACACCCCGGTGGATTTGGAAGTCTTTGCCTTTGGTAGCCTGTGCATCATGGCCGAAGGTCGCTGCCACCTGTCGTCTTATGTCACGGGCCAGTCGCCCAACACGGGTGGGTCCTGCTCACCCGCCAAACATGTGCGCTGGCAGCAGCAGGGAGACCAGAGCCTGACCCGCCTCAACGAAGTCTTAATTGATAAGGCCTCCCAGCATGAACAGATGGGCTATCCGGTGGTATGTAAGGGGCGTTTTATCGCCGAAGACAGCGATACCCCAGACTACCTGCTCGAGTCCCCCACCAGCCTCAATACCCTGAGTTTGCTGCCAGAGCTGGCACGGGCTGGCGTGGTGTCGCTCAAGATTGAAGGACGCCAGCGCAGTCCTGCCTATGTGGAGCAGGTTACCCGAGTGTGGCGCGCCGCCATCGATACCTTTAAGCGCAACCCAGAGCAATATCAGGTTCAGGCCGACTGGGACAGGGCGCTGGGTAAATTATCCGAAGGCCAAATCACCACGCTGGGCGCCTATGAGCGTCGCTGGCAGTAA
- the ubiT gene encoding ubiquinone anaerobic biosynthesis accessory factor UbiT, with product MPYPFAARLAKDLLETAPALVRLPLSRVPFSAKAALIKPLLSLLLAEEAKAGELDFLAGQWVGIEVKDLGLSFEVSFDGAIKIQAPASPQVQFSANSRELLLIAAGKEDPDTLFFQRRLSIEGDTELGLMVKNMLLAIDLSRLPAPVKTSLNQLANALVALEHKAEPAWA from the coding sequence ATGCCCTATCCGTTTGCGGCACGTCTTGCCAAAGATCTGTTGGAAACCGCGCCCGCGCTGGTGCGTTTGCCCCTGTCCAGGGTGCCTTTTAGCGCCAAAGCCGCCCTGATTAAGCCCCTGTTGTCGTTGCTTTTGGCCGAGGAAGCCAAAGCGGGCGAGTTGGATTTTTTGGCCGGGCAGTGGGTAGGCATTGAAGTCAAAGATTTGGGGCTCTCGTTTGAAGTGAGCTTCGATGGCGCCATCAAAATACAAGCACCAGCCAGTCCTCAGGTGCAGTTCAGTGCCAATTCCCGGGAGCTGTTGCTTATCGCAGCGGGTAAAGAAGATCCTGATACGCTGTTTTTTCAACGAAGGCTCAGTATTGAAGGAGATACTGAGCTTGGGCTGATGGTGAAAAACATGCTGCTTGCCATCGACCTGAGCCGTTTACCCGCACCGGTAAAAACCAGCCTGAATCAGTTGGCCAATGCCTTGGTGGCGTTGGAGCACAAAGCTGAGCCTGCCTGGGCCTGA
- a CDS encoding HlyD family secretion protein — translation MPQSANTSKKISTYLFVTVLGIWLYSLWADRVTPMTTQAFVHAYLVRITPEVAGNIVQVNVDNDKRVEAGELLFEIDATQYQIAREKAQADLERVGQSLGASTAAVQVAQAKVGDARAALDNAKAQATRVETLAERGVLSQAELDNAREAAQRAQASLEAAQASLLQAKQNLGPVGENNPELKAAMAALAKAELDLKRTRVVAPSRGVVTNVQLSPGQYMAPGQPALTFIDPREVWISAMMRENSLEHIREGGKVGLVFDALPGRVFEGVVDSIGWGSGGANNIDQTTGFETAQTGKQQAKRFPVHIRFDTAPMANELRFGSQVTVAFYTGESSVGETLAQLWLWCWSKLTYVS, via the coding sequence ATGCCTCAGTCCGCCAACACATCCAAAAAAATCAGTACTTACCTCTTTGTAACCGTTCTTGGCATCTGGCTTTACAGCCTCTGGGCCGACCGGGTGACACCCATGACGACCCAGGCGTTTGTACACGCTTATTTGGTGCGTATTACCCCTGAAGTCGCGGGAAACATAGTCCAGGTGAATGTGGACAACGATAAGCGGGTTGAGGCCGGTGAACTCCTGTTTGAGATAGATGCAACCCAGTATCAGATTGCCCGCGAAAAAGCCCAGGCCGATTTGGAACGGGTGGGGCAAAGTCTGGGTGCCAGCACCGCTGCAGTGCAGGTTGCCCAGGCCAAGGTGGGTGATGCCCGCGCCGCGCTGGATAACGCCAAGGCTCAGGCTACCCGGGTTGAAACCCTCGCCGAGCGGGGCGTGCTCAGCCAGGCAGAGCTGGATAATGCAAGGGAAGCTGCCCAGCGTGCCCAAGCCAGTCTGGAGGCTGCGCAGGCGTCTTTATTACAGGCCAAACAAAATCTGGGGCCTGTAGGGGAAAATAATCCAGAACTCAAAGCCGCCATGGCAGCTCTGGCCAAGGCCGAACTGGATCTTAAGCGCACCCGGGTGGTGGCACCCTCCCGGGGTGTGGTCACCAATGTGCAGCTGTCACCGGGTCAATACATGGCGCCCGGACAGCCGGCGCTGACGTTTATCGATCCCCGTGAGGTCTGGATTTCAGCCATGATGCGGGAAAACTCCCTTGAGCATATTCGCGAAGGCGGAAAGGTTGGTCTGGTATTCGATGCCTTGCCCGGACGGGTATTTGAAGGCGTGGTGGACAGCATCGGCTGGGGCAGTGGGGGGGCCAACAACATCGACCAGACTACGGGCTTTGAAACCGCCCAAACCGGCAAGCAACAAGCAAAGCGATTCCCTGTACATATCCGTTTCGACACGGCGCCCATGGCCAACGAGCTGCGTTTTGGCTCTCAGGTGACAGTGGCGTTTTACACCGGTGAAAGCAGTGTGGGAGAGACCCTTGCCCAACTGTGGCTGTGGTGCTGGAGTAAGCTGACTTATGTCTCCTGA